The Sesamum indicum cultivar Zhongzhi No. 13 linkage group LG6, S_indicum_v1.0, whole genome shotgun sequence genome has a segment encoding these proteins:
- the LOC105165095 gene encoding uncharacterized protein At4g15970-like has protein sequence MLKKVQSYSSKAIDSDSGSSISIGSQMPQESGINHQLNPNQKTFSIHCLRVVLLFTKITLACLVLYQASESPFRFLPGSIHSFSFSSANNFSNSGKKDLGLKQVLKKAAMPDKTVIITTLNEAWIEPDSIFDLFLESFRIGNETSWLLKHLVVVALDQKAFDHCLRTHLNCYFLTTEGINFSDEAHFMTPSYLKMMWRRIHFLRTVLETGYNFVFTDADIMWLRNPFPHFYSDTNFQISCDSFGGNPTDLNNAPNGGFNYVKSSTQTIEFYKFWYKAREFYPRKHDQDVLNKIKYNPFTRHIGLEIKFLDTAYFGGFCQPSKDLNSVCTMHANCCAGLDNKIHDLKILLEDWRNYLSLPENVRKAQPPSWSVPQSCGPRSFHRHTPRRKNGKTRKEE, from the exons ATGCTTAAGAAAGTTCAATCCTATTCCTCAAAAGCCATAGATTCAGATAGTGGAAGCAGCATCAGTATTGGCAGCCAAATGCCACAGGAGTCGGGCATCAACCACCAGTTGAACCCTAATCAGAAAACCTTCTCGATTCACTGCCTTAGGGTTGTGTTATTGTTCACTAAGATTACCCTGGCATGCCTTGTGCTTTATCAAGCCTCTGAAAGCCCTTTCCGGTTTCTCCCAGGATCCATCCattcattctctttttctaGTGCAAACAATTTCAGTAATTCA GGGAAGAAGGACCTAGGGTTGAAGCAAGTACTGAAAAAGGCCGCCATGCCAGACAAAACGGTGATTATAACAACCTTAAATGAAGCATGGATTGAACCAGATTCAATCTTTGATCTGTTTCTTGAGAGCTTTAGAATTGGGAATGAAACATCATGGCTTCTGAAACACTTGGTGGTAGTTGCTCTGGACCAAAAGGCGTTTGATCACTGTTTAAGGACACATCTGAACTGCTATTTTCTGACAACTGAAGGCATTAACTTCTCTGATGAGGCACATTTCATGACCCCAAGTTACTTAAAGATGATGTGGAGAAGGATTCATTTTCTCCGAACTGTTCTTGAGACAGGatacaattttgttttcacg GACGCAGACATCATGTGGTTAAGAAATCCATTTCCACATTTTTACTCAGACACCAACTTCCAAATTTCATGTGACAGCTTTGGGGGCAACCCTACTGACTTGAACAATGCACCCAATGGAGGTTTCAATTATGTTAAATCAAGCACCCAGAcgattgaattttataaattctggTACAAAGCACGAGAGTTCTATCCTAGAAAACATGACCAAGATGTACTCAACAAGATAAAGTATAATCCCTTCACGAGGCATATTGGATTAGAGATCAAGTTTCTAGACACAGCTTATTTTGGAGGGTTCTGTCAGCCTAGCAAGGACTTGAATTCGGTATGTACAATGCACGCAAATTGCTGTGCTGGTCTGGataataaaattcatgatCTCAAAATCCTGCTCGAGGACTGGAGAAACTATCTATCTTTGCCAGAAAATGTGAGGAAAGCCCAGCCCCCTTCATGGTCTGTGCCACAGAGTTGCGG CCCTCGTTCATTTCATCGGCATACACCAAGGAGGAAGAATGGTAAGACAAGGAAGGAAGAATAG
- the LOC105164971 gene encoding TATA-binding protein-associated factor BTAF1: MAQQSSRLHRLLTLLDTGSTQATRFSAARQIGEIAKSHPQDLNALLSKVSQYLRSKKWDTRVAAAHAIGAIADNIKHTTLTELSSSVEAKMLEAGICATFDDVVPWPNHHSKFGTGTSFRSFDLNKVLEFGALVASGGQEFDIASDNCKNPKERLARQKQNLKRRLGLDMCEQFMDVSDVIRDEDLIMHKINYPGNGIVTQYFSTHPLRNIQQLVTSMVPTSRSRRPSARELNLLKRKAKNNSKDQPKGWPKDGDTEGMQSHDMVSPKSISMDSSTSHKQVTDSISDDESFENDGDGGWPFQSFVDQLLIDMFDPVWEVRHGSIMALREILTYQGANAGILMPEVSCPVALISNLKDKDNESAVKREREIDLNIQVSLDEAEPVPKRPKFEDASFPVSDSRDGDLEISAKADGDGAQIPPMHANGGIDVSLVKLESESIIDSGYHSTNDATFAKDYSEGNVSLEKMNILKTLPENSELMNFVKDARSSWLRNCEFLQDCAIRFLCVLTLDRFGDYVSDQVVAPVRETCAQALGAVLKYMHPALVQETLNILLQMQRRPEWEIRHGSLLGIKYLVAVRQEMLHDLLGPVLPACKTGLEDPDDDVRAVAAEALIPTSAAIVSLKGSILHSIIMLLWDILLDLDDLSPSTSSVMNLLAEIYSQEQMIPKTFGTFGSTEKPELDLNEIGQSDDLEEGMSSLENPYMLSTLAPRLWPFMRHSITSVRLSAIRTLERLLEAGYRRSNTDECSSFWPSFIVGDTLRIVFQNLLLESNEEILQCSERVWNLLLKCQVQDLENAAKLYFSSWIELATTPYGSPLDATKMFWPVALPRKSHFKAAAKMKAVKLENENYKNKALESVESMLAEQNGDASANSMKIVVGADLDISVTYTRVVTATALGVLASKLNGSPLQYVVEPLWKGLTSLSGVQRQVVSMVLISWFKELRQFPKSDEAVAGISSKFRLCLLDLLACSNPAVPTKDSHLPYAELSRTYSKMRNEANQLYNATEASGMYNDLLSSVKVDIENLTVDEAVNFASHLAFMGNGNSGPESDGRNLFEELESLKQKLLTTAGYLKCVQNNLHLTVSALLAAAVVWMSELPAKLNPIILPLMSSIKREQEEILQNKAAEALAELIHHCIERKPGPNDKLIKNLCSLVCMDPRETPQAGALSSVEIIEDQDLLSFGSSSSRQKSKVNMFSAGEDRSKVEGFISRRGSELALKYLCMKFGGSLFDRLPKIWHCLVEVLKPCNLEGLTPEDEKLIDQSIDSITDPQILINNIQVVRSIAPFLEATLRPKLLTLLPCIFGCVRHSHIAVRLSASRCITAMAKSMTLDVMGALIENVVPMLGDMTSVHARQGAGMLVSLLVQGLGLELVPYAPLLVVPLLRCMSDCDHSVRQSVTHSFAALVPLLPLARGIPPPVGLTDRLSRNKEDAQFLEQLVDNSHIDDYKLAFELKVTLRRYQQEGINWLAFLKRFNLHGILCDDMGLGKTLQASSIVASDIAEHIAANKGEDLPPSLIICPSTLVGHWVYEIEKFIDPSLLTTVQYIGSAQERSSLRSQFNKHNAIVTSYDVVRKDIDYLKQLFWNYCILDEGHIIKNSKSKVTSAVKQLKAKHRLILSGTPIQNNVLDLWSLFDFLMPGFLGTERQFQATYGKPLLAARDPKCSAKDAEAGVLAMEALHKQVMPFLLRRTKDEVLSDLPEKIIQDRYCDLSPVQLKLYEQFSGSHVKQEISTMVKLNDDAGGPPKASSHVFQALQYLLKLCSHPLLVVGEKIPDSLLPMLSEVVPANSDIASELHKIHHSPKLVALQEIMEECGIGVDASSSEGTITVGQHRVLIFAQHKALLDIIEKDLFQAHMKNVTYLRLDGSVEPEKRFEIVKAFNSDPTIDALLLTTHVGGLGLNLTSADTLVFMEHDWNPMRDHQAMDRAHRLGQRKVVNVHRLIMRGTLEEKVMSLQKFKVSIANAIINADNASMNTMNTDQLLDLFTSADGKKGGRMSKSSTQSDMDTKLPVKGKGLKAILGGLEELWDHSQYTEEYDLNQFLAKLNG; this comes from the exons ATGGCTCAACAGTCCTCGCGGCTCCATCGGTTGCTCACGTTGTTGGACA CGGGTTCGACCCAAGCCACAAGGTTTTCTGCAGCAAGGCAGATAGGGGAAATTGCGAAATCACATCCTCAGGACCTGAATGCTCTTTTAAGTAAG GTGTCACAGTATCTACGTAGTAAAAAGTGGGACACAAGAGTAGCAGCTGCACATGCTATTGGGGCTATTGCAGATAATATCAAACATACAACTTTGACTGAACTTTCCAGCTCTGTTGAGGCGAAGATGTTAGAAGCTGGTATATGTGCCACCTTTGATGATGTAGTGCCTTGGCCCAACCACCATTCGAAATTTGGAACAGGGACTTCTTTCAGAag TTTTGACCTAAACAAGGTGTTGGAGTTTGGGGCTCTGGTGGCGTCTGGCGGTCAG GAATTTGATATTGCAAGTGACAACTGTAAGAATCCCAAGGAACGATTGGCTCGGCAGAAACAAAATCTTAAGCGTCGATTGG GTTTAGACATGTGTGAGCAATTCATGGATGTCAGTGATGTGATAAGAGATGAAGACCTTATTATGCACAAGATTAATTACCCCGGGAATGGAATTGTGACTCAGTATTTCTCCACACATCCTTTACGCAATATCCAACAACTTGTGACAAGCATGGTACCCACGTCTAGATCTAGGAGGCCCAGTGCCAGGGAGCTGAATCTCTTAAAACGAAaggcaaaaaataattcaaaagacCAACCTAAAGGGTGGCCGAAAGATGGGGATACAGAAGGAATGCAATCACATGATATGGTGTCACCAAAGAGCATTTCTATGGACTCTTCAACCTCACATAAG CAAGTTACAGATTCCATTTCTGATGATGAGAGTTTTGAGAATGATGGAGATGGGGGTTGGCCTTTCCAAAGTTTTGTTGATCAACTGCTCATTGATATGTTTGACCCTG TTTGGGAAGTTCGCCATGGCAGTATCATGGCTCTTAGGGAGATATTAACCTATCAAGGAGCTAATGCGGGAATCCTTATGCCTGAAGTCAGCTGCCCTGTTGCATTGATTTCTAACTTGAAAGATAAAGATAATGAATCTGCAGTGAAAAGAGAGAGGGAAATCGATTTGAATATACAAGTTTCACTGGATGAGGCAGAGCCAGTTCCAAAGAGGCCAAAATTTGAAGATGCATCATTTCCAGTGAGTGACTCCAGAGACGGAGATCTGGAAATTAGTGCAAAAGCTGATGGAGATGGAGCACAAATCCCTCCTATGCATGCAAATGGAGGAATCGATGTTAGTTTGGTGAAGCTGGAATCTGAATCCATTATTGACAGTGGTTATCATTCTACTAATGATGCTACATTTGCTAAGGATTACTCTGAAGGCAATGTATCTTTGGAGAAGATGAATATATTGAAAACTCTTCCTGAAAACTCTGAACTCATGAACTTCGTCAAAGATGCGAGGAGTTCTTGGCTTCGAAATTGTGAATTTCTACAAGATTGTGCAATTCGCTTCTTGTGTGTCTTGACTCTGGACAg GTTTGGAGACTATGTCTCTGATCAGGTCGTTGCTCCAGTAAGGGAAACCTGTGCTCAAGCTTTGGGTGCTGTTCTCAAGTACATGCATCCGGCATTAGTTCAAGAGACTTTGAACATTTTGTTGCAAATGCAG CGTAGACCAGAATGGGAGATTCGTCATGGCAGTCTTTTGGGCATCAAATATTTGGTTGCCGTCCGACAG GAGATGCTCCATGATTTACTTGGTCCTGTTCTTCCTGCTTGTAAAACTGGGCTTGAAGATCCCGATGATGATGTGAGAGCAGTTGCGGCAGAGGCCCTGATACCAACTTCAGCTGCTATTGTTTCTCTCAAGGGTTCAATCTTGCATTCTATTATTATGTTGCTTTGGGACATTTTGCTTGACCTGGATGATTTGAGTCCCTCAACGAGCag TGTAATGAATCTGTTAGCAGAAATCTATTCCCAGGAGCAGATGATTCCAAAGACTTTTGGTACCTTTGGCTCCACAGAGAAACCGGAGCTTGACCTTAATGAAATTGGTCAGTCGGATGATCTTGAAGAAGGAATGAGTTCTCTGGAAAACCCCTATATGCTATCAACACTGGCACCAAGATTATGGCCCTTTATGAGACATAGTATCACATCAGTCCGTTTATCAGCAATTCGCACCTTG GAACGTTTGCTTGAAGCTGGTTATAGAAGGAGCAACACTGATGAGTGCAGCTCATTTTGGCCTTCTTTTATAGTTGGTGACACCCTGAGGATTGTTTTCCAGAACTTGTTGCTTGAATCGAATGAGGAGATTCTGCAGTGCTCAGAGAGGGTTTGGAATCTGTTACTCAAA TGCCAGGTGCAGGACTTAGAAAATGCTGCAAAGTTATATTTCTCTTCGTGGATTGAGCTTGCTACTACTCCATATGGCTCTCCATTGGATGCTACAAAAATGTTTTGGCCTGTAGCTCTGCCTCGTAAAAGTCATTTCAAAGCTGCAGCTAAAATGAAAGCAGTTAAGCTGGAAAATGAAAACTACAAGAATAAGGCCTTAGAATCTGTGGAAAGCATGTTAGCTGAGCAAAATGGAGATGCTTCTGCAAATTCCATGAAGATTGTTGTTGGTGCTGATTTGGATATATCAGTAACTTATACAAGAGTAGTTACAGCAACAGCTCTTGGTGTGCTGGCCTCTAAGTTAAATGGATCACCGTTGCAGTATGTTGTTGAGCCGTTGTGGAAGGGATTGACTTCTTTGTCCGGAGTTCAGCGGCAG GTGGTTTCGATGGTTCTTATATCTTGGTTTAAAGAATTGAGGCAGTTTCCAAAGTCTGATGAAGCTGTTGCTGGCATTTCAAGTAAATTTAGGCTGTGTTTGTTAGATCTGTTAGCTTGCAGCAACCCTGCGGTTCCTACCAAAGATTCACATCTACCTTATGCTGAACTCTCAAGAACATATAGTAAGATGCGAAATGAGGCCAACCAGTTGTATAATGCTACAGAGGCATCTGGCATGTACAATGATCTCTTGTCATCTGTCAAAGTGGatatagaaaatttgacaGTGGATGAAGCTGTGAATTTTGCATCACACCTCGCATTTATGGGTAATGGTAACTCTGGGCCAGAATCTGATGGAAGGAACTTATTTGAGGAATTAGAGTCTTTAAAACAAAAGCTTTTGACGACTGCTGGGTATCTGAAATGTGTTCAG AATAATCTGCATCTTACTGTGTCAGCTTTATTAGCAGCTGCAGTTGTTTGGATGTCAGAGCTTCCAGCAAAACTCAACCCAATTATTTTGCCTCTAATGTCCTCCATTAAAAGAGAACAG GAGGAAATACTACAAAATAAGGCTGCTGAAGCTCTGGCAGAGCTCATCCATCACTGCATTGAACGCAAACCAGGTCCCAATGACAAGCTTATCAAGAACCTTTGCAGTCTTGTATGCATGGATCCTCGTGAAACACCCCAGGCTGGAGCCCTAAGTTCTGTTGAGATAATTGAGGATCAAGATCTTCTATCCTTTGGAAGTAGCAGCAGTcgacaaaaatcaaaagttaatATGTTCTCTGCTGGTGAAGACCGATCAAAGGTTGAAGGTTTCATTAGCAGACGTGGGTCTGAACTTGCACTGAAATACTTATGCATGAAGTTTGGTGGTTCTTTGTTTGACAGACTTCCTAAGATCTGGCATTGCCTTGTTGAGGTTCTTAAGCCTTGTAATCTTGAAGGTCTAACCCCAGAAGATGAGAAGCTGATTGATCAATCTATTGATTCGATTACCGATCctcaaattttgataaacaATATTCAA GTGGTACGTTCAATTGCTCCTTTTCTGGAGGCTACACTGAGGCCGAAACTGCTCACTCTTCTGCCATGTATTTTCGGATGTGTTAGACATTCTCATATTGCTGTAAGATTATCGGCATCAAGATGTATCACGGCAATGGCCAAGTCAATGACTTTGGATGTTATGGGAGCTCTTATTGAGAATGTTGTACCTATGTTAGGTGATATGACATCTGTACATGCCAGACAAGGAGCAGGCATGCTTGTTAGCCTGCTTGTACAGGGATTGGGTTTGGAACTTGTCCCATATGCTCCTTTGTTGGTAGTTCCTCTTTTGAGGTGCATGAGTGACTGTGATCATTCTGTCAGACAGAGTGTCACACATAGTTTTGCTGCTCTGGTGCCTCTTCTTCCACTAGCACGAGGTATCCCTCCACCTGTTGGCCTGACTGACCGTTTGTCTAGAAATAAAGAAGATGCACAATTTTTGGAGCAACTAGTTGACAATTCTCACATTGATGATTACAAACTCGCCTTTGAACTCAAGGTGACTCTGAGGAG GTATCAACAGGAAGGTATAAACTGGCTAGCATTTTTAAAGCGGTTTAACCTTCATGGCATCTTATGTGATGATATGGGCCTTGGTAAGACCCTTCAAGCGTCATCAATTGTGGCATCTGATATAGCAGAGCACATTGCTGCAAATAAAGGCGAAGACTTGCCACCTTCCTTAATTATATGTCCGTCAACCCTTGTTGGACACTGGGTCTACGAGATAGAGAAGTTCATCGATCCTTCTCTTTTAACAACGGTTCAATACATTGGTTCTGCTCAAGAGCGCTCTTCTTTGAGATCACAGTTTAACAAGCACAATGCAATCGTTACATCGTACGATGTTGTCCGTAAAGATATTGATTATCTCAAACAGCTTTTTTGGAATTACTGTATCCTAGATGAAGGACATATCATAAAAAACTCAAAGTCCAAAGTCACGAGTGCTGTGAAGCAACTTAAAGCCAAGCACCGCCTCATATTGAGTGGAACACCAATCCAG AACAATGTGTTGGATCTGTGGTCTCTTTTTGACTTCCTTATGCCAGGCTTTCTTGGAACAGAAAGACAG TTTCAAGCCACTTACGGCAAACCTTTGTTAGCAGCTAGGGATCCTAAATGTTCAGCAAAAGATGCTGAAGCAGGGGTACTAGCCATGGAAGCATTGCACAAGCAG GTCATGCCTTTCCTTCTACGACGTACAAAAGATGAAGTTTTGTCTGATCTACCTGAGAAGATTATTCAGGATAGATATTGTGACTTGAGTCCTGTACAGCTGAAATTGTATGAACAGTTTTCGGGTTCACACGTAAAGCAAGAGATCTCAACTATGGTCAAGTTAAATGACGATGCAGGAGGGCCTCCCAAAGCATCTTCGCATGTTTTCCAG GCACTTCAATACTTGTTGAAACTTTGTAGTCATCCATTACTTGTTGTTGGTGAAAAAATTCCGGACTCACTCTTACCTATGCTGTCAGAAGTTGTTCCTGCAAATTCCGATATCGCTTCAGAGCTTCATAAAATACATCATTCGCCTAAACTTGTTGCTCTTCAGGAGATAATGGAAGAGTGTGGAATAGGTGTGGATGCATCTAGTTCTGAAGGCACTATTACTGTCGGACAGCACAGAGTTCTGATATTTGCACAACATAAA GCCCTCCTGGACATTATTGAAAAAGACTTGTTTCAAGCTCATATGAAAAA TGTTACATATTTGCGGTTGGATGGCTCAGTTGAACCTGAAAAGCGCTTTGAAATTGTTAAAGCTTTCAACTCAGACCCTACAATTGATGCTCTGCTGCTCACAACACATg TTGGTGGGCTTGGTTTAAACTTGACATCCGCTGATACCCTTGTTTTTATGGAGCATGACTGGAATCCCATGAGAGATCATCAG GCCATGGACAGAGCGCACAGGTTAGGTCAGCGCAAAGTTGTTAATGTACATCGTCTTATCATGCGAGGCACCTTGGAGGAGAAAGTTATGAGTCTCCAGAAGTTCAAAGTTTCAATAGCTAATGCCATCATAAACGCAGACAATGCAAGCATGAATACAATGAACACAGATCAGTTACTGGATCTGTTTACTTCCGCAGACGGCAAAAAG GGTGGAAGAATGTCAAAATCTTCGACGCAATCAGACATGGATACAAAATTACCGGTCAAGGGAAAGGGACTAAAGGCCATTCTTGGTGGACTGGAAGAGCTCTGGGACCATTCACAGTATACCGAAGAGTACGATCTAAACCAATTTTTGGCGAAGCTAAACGGCTGA
- the LOC105164970 gene encoding protein ROOT PRIMORDIUM DEFECTIVE 1 has product MLQRRWCLNSAVSFLGHAHPLLQIQKRNLVNVKLKWVKDTVLDSVVSCGVQLKATSTLVSLIGSHPDFSLPVYCLSRYRGQLGLPSDLKVSTFIRRYPNIFQEFYRLDSGGTPVPWYKLTPEALDVYSQEMRFVYEDYYVDILNRLQKLLMITKERLLPLQTIDQLRWDLGLPYDYENKLIAKHPALFSLVKLPDGRVGVKLLVWDDCLALSHLESRNSNLVEKKGALAFPIRFTRGFGLKKKCMEWLNEWQKLPYTSPYVDASHLDPRTDVSEKRIVGVFHELLHLTILRRMERKNVSNLRGPLAMPQKFTKAFERHPGIFYISKKGDTQTVVLREAYDRGELIEKHPLADIRKKYASMMKKGFLDRSRGLYKEERSASEDDLVNIHFVGKRNVYEFESETETDCNLLSEYESDETSKE; this is encoded by the coding sequence ATGTTACAGCGAAGGTGGTGTTTGAACTCCGCTGTTTCCTTTCTGGGACACGCTCACCCACTCCTTCAAATTCAGAAGCGTAATCTTGTCAATGTAAAACTCAAGTGGGTAAAGGATACAGTTCTCGACTCCGTAGTTTCCTGCGGCGTACAGCTCAAAGCTACTTCTACCCTCGTTTCACTTATCGGATCCCATCCCGATTTTTCTCTTCCCGTTTATTGCCTCTCCAGATACCGTGGGCAGCTTGGCCTCCCTTCAGACCTCAAAGTCTCCACTTTTATTCGCCGGTACCCGAATATTTTCCAAGAATTTTATCGTCTTGATTCTGGAGGTACCCCTGTTCCGTGGTATAAATTAACCCCTGAGGCGTTGGATGTCTATAGTCAAGAAATGAGGTTTGTTTATGAGGATTATTATGTCGATATTTTGAATAGGCTGCAAAAGTTGCTCATGATTACGAAAGAGAGATTACTCCCTCTGCAAACTATTGATCAGTTGAGATGGGACTTGGGGTTACCATATGATTACGAGAATAAGTTGATCGCGAAGCATCCGGCGTTATTTTCTCTTGTGAAACTCCCTGATGGCCGTGTGGGAGTGAAACTACTAGTTTGGGATGATTGTTTGGCCTTGTCCCATTTGGAGTCTAGAAATTCAAATCTTGTGGAGAAGAAAGGGGCATTAGCATTTCCTATTAGGTTCACGAGGGGTTTTGGATTGAAAAAGAAGTGCATGGAGTGGTTGAACGAGTGGCAAAAGTTACCTTATACTAGTCCTTATGTTGATGCATCGCATTTGGATCCGAGGACGGATGTCTCTGAAAAGAGGATTGTTGGGGTGTTTCATGAGCTTCTGCACCTTACAATCCTCCGAAGGATGGAGAGGAAGAATGTGAGCAACCTGCGCGGACCACTGGCCATGCCTCAAAAGTTCACTAAGGCGTTTGAAAGGCATCCTGggattttttatatatcaaagaAGGGGGACACACAGACTGTTGTTCTCCGAGAGGCTTATGATCGCGGAGAGCTAATTGAGAAGCACCCACTCGCTGATATTCGCAAAAAGTATGCAAGCATGATGAAGAAGGGATTTTTAGATCGAAGTAGGGGATTATATAAGGAAGAGAGGAGTGCTTCTGAGGATGACTTGGtgaatattcattttgttGGCAAAAGAAATGTGTATGAATTTGAGTCTGAAACAGAGACAGATTGTAATTTGCTTTCAGAATATGAATCGGATGAAACTAGCAAAGAGTAG